In the Streptomyces coeruleoprunus genome, GCCCACGCCCAGGCGCGCGAGGATCCGATAGCGCCCGACCTGCCGCGGGTCCGCCTCACCCAGCTCGTGCAACTCCGCCCCCTGCCGATGAGCCCCGCCCCCGGGGGACCGTCCGGCGACGATTACATCAGACCGAGCCGTCCGGGGAAGCCCCGGTCGGCCTACGAGGGGGCCGACCGGGACACCGGACTCAGCGGAGGTCGAACCGGTCGAGGTTCATCACCTTGTCCCACGCCGCCACGAAGTCACGGATGAACTTCGCTTCCGCGTCCGCGGACGCGTAGACCTCCGAGACCGCCCGGAGTTGGGAGTGCGAACCGAAGACGAGGTCGACGGCGGTGGCGGTCCACTTGACCTCGCCCGTGGTGCGATCCCGGCCTTCGAAGACGTTCTCGTCCGCAGCCGACGCCTTCCACTCCGTGCCCATGTCGAGCAGGCTGACGAAGAAGTCGTTGGTCAAGGTCTCCGGCCGGTCGGTGAGGACGCCGTGCCGGGACCGCTTGAAGCCGGTGTTCAGGGCCCGCATGCCGCCGATCAGGACCGTCATCTCGGGAGCGGTCAGCGTCAACAGGTTGGCGCGGTCCAGCAGGAGCGTCTCCGGCGACAGCTTCTCCCCTTCCCGGAGGTAGTTGCGGAAGGCGTCCGCCTTGGGTTCGAGGACGGCGAACGACTCCACGTCGGTCTGCTCCTGCGAGGCGTCAGTACGCCCCGGTGCGAACGGGACCGTGATGTCGTGGCCGGCGTTCTTCGCGGCCTGCTCGACGGCCGCGCACCCGCCAAGGACGATCAGGTCGGCGAGCGACACCTTCCTGCCGCCGGTCTGCGACCCGTTGAAGTCCTGCTGGATCCGCTCCAAGGTCCGCAGCACCTCGGCCACTTCGGGCAGGGCGTTGACCTCCCAGTCCTTCTGCGGCGCGAGCCGGATCCGCGCGCCGTTGGCCCCGCCGCGCTTGTCGGTGCCGCGGAAGCTCGCCGCCGACGCCCAAGCCGTTGTGGCCAGCTGGGAGACGGACAGCCCCGAGGCGAGGACCGTGCTCTTGAGGGCGGCGATGTCCTCGTCCGCCACCAGGTCGTGATCGACCGGGGGGACCGGGTCCTGCCACAGCTGCGGCTCGGGGACCCACGGCCCGAGGTAGCGCGAGAGGGGGCCCATGTCGCGGTGCAGCAGCTTGTACCAGGCCTTGGCGAACGCCGGCGCGAGCCTGTCCGGGTTCTCGTGGAAGCCCTTCGCGATCGGCCCGTAGACCGGATCCAGCTTCAGCGCGAGGTCCGTCGTCAGCATCATCGGTGCGTGCCTCTTCGACGGATCGTGGGCGTCGGGCACCGTGTCCTTGGCCGACGGATCCGTCGGGGTCCACTGCTTCGCGCCGGCGGGGCTCGTCGTCAGCTCCCAGTCGTACCGGAACAGGTTGTCCAGGTAGCCGTTGTCCCACCTCGTCGGCTCGGAGGTCCACGCGCCCTCCAGCCCACTGGTGAGCGCGTCGGCGCCCTTGCCGCTGCCGTACGTGTTCCGCCAGCCGATGCCCTGCTGCTCGATGGAGGCGGCCTCGGGCTCCGGGCCGATGTACGAGGGATCGACCGCCCCGTGACACTTGCCGAACGTGTGGCCGCCGACGATGAGCGCGACCGTCTCCTCGTCGTTCATCGCCATACGCCCGAACGTCTCGCGGATGTCCCTGGCGGCGGCCAGCGGATCCGGATTGCCGTTGGGGCCCTCCGGATTGACGTAGATCAGGCCCATCTGCACGGCACCGAAAGGACCGGTGAGTTCCCTGTCGCCGCTGTAGCGCTCATCGCCGAGCCAGGTGTCCTCGGGCCCCAGAAGATTTCCTCGGGTTCCCAGATGTCCTCCCGCCCGAAGCCGAAACCGAAGGTCTTGAATCCCATCGATTCCATGGCGCAGTTGCCGGTGAAGACCAGAAGGTCGGCCCAGGAGATCTTCTGCCCGTACTTCTGCTTGACCGGCCACAGCAGACGGCGTGCCTTGTCGAGGCTCGCGTTGTCCGGCCAGCTGTTGAGAGGCGCGAAGCGCTGAGCGCCCGTGCCGCCGCCGCCCCGGCCGTCGGCGATGCGGTACGTCCCCGCGGCGTGCCAGCTCATCCGGATGAAGAGCGGCCCGTAGTGGCCGTAGTCGGCGGGCCACCAGTCCTGGGACGCCGTCATCAGCGCGAAGACGTCCCGCTTGAGGGCGTCGAGGTCGAGGGTCGCGAACTCCTTCGCGTAGTCGAAGTCCTGGTCCATCGGATTGGAGCGGGACGAGTGCTGATGGAGAACCTGGAGGTCCAGCTGATTCGGCCACCAGTCCCGATTCGTCTTGGGGCGAGTCGGCGTGGGGGTCGGGGAGGAGATTGCCGGGTTCTCGCTTTCGCTGCCGGACACGTCCGTCCTTCTTTCTGTCTCGGTGGTTCCTTCTGCTGGCTGCTGCTCTTGACGTGGTCTGCCTGTATCGGCGTCCGTATGGTCGCGCACGGCGGACCGCACCGCTAAGAGAACACGCAGAGGCGCACGCGAGGGCCTGCGAGAAGGGCATGCGAGAAGGGCATGCGAAAAGAGCGCGAAAGAGAACACGAAAAAGGCGGGTTTTCCGATGACCGAATCAGCCCGCCGGCGCCGGGGGCGCCGCGTGCCCCCGGGCGGGCGGGACCGCTGATTTCGCATTCGTAGCGGCGTATGTTCTGCCCGGTGGCCCGGTTTTGGAACACCTGGGGCGGAGGCGTCAGAGGCGGGGCGGGGACGGGACGGTGTCCCGCTCCCGTACGAGGGCCCGCAGGGCGGCGGGGTCCTCGGCGGCTTCGAGGTAGCGATGGCACAGCGCGGCATTGGCCTCGTACTGCGGGCCCTCCTTGACCGCCGGCGAGTGGTGCAGGGCGTAGGCCCGGCCTTCGTGGCGGACGGGGGGTGCGCCGAGAAGGGTGGTGTGGGCGACCTCCCATGCGGCGTCCTCGAAGCCCCAGCCGCGGAACCGCTCGTCCTGTCCCCCGTGGGACCACCATGTCGCCGGGGTGGTCACGTAGACGCCGCTGCAGGCGCCGTGGACCGTGACGGCGGTGCAGTCGCGCAGCGCCCTTCCCGCCCGGTGCTGCGCGGTACCGTCGGCGCCGAGGGACCGGTACTCGGTGTAGGGCAGATGGACGAGACCGCTCGCGGCGGCGCCTCGGATCGCCTGCCACAGCGGGCACTCCTCGACCAGCGTGTCGGCGTCGGCGACGACGACCACGTCGGCGCCGGACCGTGCGGCACGGCGCACGCCCTCGTTCCGGCACGCGGCGGGGTTGAACGGCTCGTCGTCGGTGTCGATGTCCGTCACGGCGATGGCGGGCAGCGCGCGGCGCCAGTGGGCGACGCTCACGTCATGGGCGTACTCGCGGCTGGGCTGGGGCCGGAAGGGCATGACGACGGCGATCTTCACAGCTCCTCCTGGGGTGGTGGGCAGCCGCTGCGGGCGGCGCGTCTCTGAGGTGTGGGCGGGGGACGGCGGGGTGGCGGCCCGGTCTTGTGTCGGGGCGCTCGTAGCCGGGGCCGTCCGGCCGGCGGTCGTGCCGACCGGACGGCCCGGTAGGGGGTGGACGACACGTCCGGACTGCGCGGACGCTGCCGTCTCCGGCCTCAGGAGCTGGTGATGTCGGCGACGACGAGCGCCGTGACGGTGCCCCTGAACTTCCAGGCCGCGTCCCTCGCGTCGTTGGGGTGGTTGCGGCGCCAGATGGTCATCCTGACGGTCCCGTCGTACTCCGCGCTGGAGGACGGGATGAGTTCCACGGCCACCTCGTCGAGCGACATCGAGCAGTGGTGCACGTTTCCGCCGTGGAGCACCTCCAGCTTGCATGCCTGGAGGGCCACGTTCATGACCGGCCTTCCATCGATCTTCCGGACCTTGCCCTTGAGGGAGAATCCCGACGTCAGGCTGGTCTGTGCGGACATGGGCGCGGAGTCCACCGTGAAGGTGACCGTCTTGAATTCGAGCACGGATCTTTCCTTTCGTTCGAGCCGAAAAATTGCTTGCTTCGTGTCTGCGGCTGGTGTGCCGGGTGGCCGCTGGAGCCAGTTCGCTGCGATGCGGCTCCGAGGACCTCCTCAGCGGATGACCACCACCTCCTGTCCCCTTCTCGTCCTGCGGGCAGGGCTGCTGCCCGCTCGGTCCGTGGCTGCCGGGGCCCTGTTCACTGGGAGCGCCACAGCCGGCGTGCCGCACTCGCGCCGCGGAGCGATGCCGGCCGGCGTTCCCGGGCCAGCGACTCGACCGCGTCGCACCACAGGTCGAGGTCCGACTCCCTGGTCAGCTGTTCGGATCGGGCCTTCGCACGCCGGGACGCTCTCGCCCAGTTGACGGGGTCCCGCAGCGCGAGGAGGGCGTGGATCCAGGCGTTCACGTCGTCCCGGTAGGCGAAGATGCCTGCTGCTCCCAGGGACTCGACCAGCCCGGGAGTGGGATGGGCGATGACCGGGATACCGGACGCGCACGCCTCCACCGCCACGCGGCCCCAGGACTCGTACAGGCTCGGCATGAGCATCACCCGCGACCGGCTGTAGACGTGCTCGCGCATGTTCGTGCCCGGAACGCTGTCGACGACTTCGCAGTTGGGCAGCCGAGGGGGCGGCATGATCTGCTGGCCGTAGGCGCCGCGGACGCCCAGGAAACTCCACTCCGGTGTCCAGGCGGCGATCCGCCAGAAGAGCTCGCCGCCCTTGTCGGCGTTGAGGTTCACCAGGGTCGCGCGGTCGCCCGGCTCGGTGCGGTAGTCCTCCGCGATCACC is a window encoding:
- a CDS encoding glycosyltransferase family 4 protein, producing MDSAATRAHMPPQVSFTRPKSLSIAARVYGYPPTHNAGSEWMLHSMLRPLVEHGHRVTVWLSHPGSIEKRYDIGGVSVVPYQEGADFAAAVQKADVLISHFENVPLVSGLARTRQIPVVVICHDNFATTFHNAAGADLLVYNSEWIRRDGEIFYARYPPEFLPKRTIVVRPPVIAEDYRTEPGDRATLVNLNADKGGELFWRIAAWTPEWSFLGVRGAYGQQIMPPPRLPNCEVVDSVPGTNMREHVYSRSRVMLMPSLYESWGRVAVEACASGIPVIAHPTPGLVESLGAAGIFAYRDDVNAWIHALLALRDPVNWARASRRAKARSEQLTRESDLDLWCDAVESLARERRPASLRGASAARRLWRSQ